CTTGAGCGCGGCGTGAGCGGCCGACGCGGGATCCGTTACGCGAGGCACTGTGGTCAGAAAGCGGAGTTCCACAGGGTGACCTCTTGCTTCGTCAGATCTGGCTCAGCTGCGAAATCGGCGGGGAAAAACTAGTGGTGGCGTGGGGGTACCGACCGATCCGGGTGACCCGCAGACGTTCCGCGCGCAGCATGGACACCGCGGTCGTGAGCCACTCGACGGCAAATCGCGCACCGACGCATGATCCCGGACCGGCGCCGAATGACAGGAGCTCTCGCGGCGATCTGCCTTGCCAGCGTTCGGGTTTGAACGCGTGCGGATCGGTCCAGACATCCGGGTGCCGCCCGACCGCGTACAAGAAAACGTGGACCTCCTCACCGGCCAACACCGACACTGGTCCGATTTCCTGATCGCTCAGCACGGTTCGCCGCAGTCGCCAGGACGGCGGCCACAGGCGAAGGCATTCCAGCGCGATCCACTGCGAGTCCAGTTCGCCCAGTTCCTGGCGCGGCACGCGGCCGCGCAGTGCCACTGGACTGTCTGAGAACATCGCCGTCAGGATCCACGCCAACGTGACCGAGGTCGAAGCGACGAATGCCGCCGCCCGCCGCAGGTATAGGTCGCCGATCCTGGCCTCGAAGTCCGGCTCGTTCCTCGAAGCCGAGGTTGGCTGGGAAGAGTTCCGGCCAGGACTGCGCGATGCAGGCGCCGGCGGCGACCGCACTGCGCTCGAACAACCGCTCGTTGTGCCGCTTCGTGATGGTGCCAAGAATGGTCGGCACGAACACGCTATCGAAAAACGTCCGCACGACCTGCTCCAGTCGCGGGTTCTGCCCGCACCCCATGGGAGCCTTGACGGCGTCGACCACGCCTTGGACACAGATCCGGTGCAGGTCCCCGGCCTTGGTGAGGCGGTGGCTTTCAGAGTTGCACGAGGACTACGCCGAGTCGTCGGTGTCGTCGTACTTTGCCTTGTTCTCAACCATCCTCAATCGCGCCAAGCGGGCGCGGATGATCCCGGCGAACCCGTGTAGCGGTGTCCGTGTGACCGGTGGTGAGTTCGAGACCGAGCGGTTGGTGGCGTCGCCGGCTCAGGCGCTGCGGGCCGCGATGCGGCTCTACGAGACCGGGCTCGGGGCGTCGGGGTTCGTTCTGTGTCTGATGGACTTCTACTCCGGAGCCCGATGGGTGAACTTGTCGGGCAGCAGCGGCATGAGTACGACTCCGAGCGGCGGGGTATCGAGATTCGGACGCCGCTGAAGGAGATTGGCGGGAAGGTCTACAAGGGCGGCCTAAAGAGTGATCGCGATCACTCGCCGGGTCGACAGCGGCCTCCGGCACGGCGCGGGAACGCCCGGCCGAAGAAGGGGCGGACGAAAACACCGGCGGGTACTCGCTTCGTGGCGCTGCCGCCCGGGATCGCGGTGTTGTACGAGGAGCTGATGGACAGCCATCGGCACCCCTTTGTGTTGTCCACACCGGAAGGGCACCCCTGGCGGCGGTCTAATTTCCGGATCCGGTTCTGGCGGCCGGCGTGGGACGGGGTCGAGATCGACGATGCCGGGGCGGGGGAGCGGCGACCGCCGATCCTGCCGACGTTCACCTTCCACGAGGGTCGGCACACGCACGCCACGTGGTTGACCGAGGACGGGAATCCCGGAGGTGGCGCGCCGCGCCCGGCTGGGGCAGAAGATGAAGGGCGTCGCCCGGGGTCTATGACCATGTGACCCCGGCGATGGTGAACGAGATCCTGGACGCGTTGGAGGAGCGATGGCTGCGGTCGCTGGCTTCGTTGTATCCGGGGGAACGGGCCAAGCTGGTGTCCTGGTTCCCGCACCTCAGGTCCCGGCGGGGCCTCGACCCCGGTTCTGGGCCCATCGCCATTTCATCGCCATCTGACGACTGAAGCCCCGCCCCTCCGGGGAGGGACAGGGCTTCTGACCTGCGGTTTCAGCTGGTGCGCGATACTGGGATTGAACCAGTGACCTCTTCCGTGTCAGGGAAGCGCTCTCCCGCTGAGCTAATCGCGCGAGGTGGAGACGGGATTCGAACCCGTGTACACGGCTTTGCAGGCCGTTGCCTCGCCTCTCGGCCACTCCACCGTGCAAGGCCTCGAAGAGCCTTTCGAGCGGACGACGGGATTCGAACCCGCGACCCTCACCTTGGCAAGGTGATGCGCTACCAGCTGCGCTACGTCCGCACTCTCCGCGGGTTCCGAATGCCTGGCCGGTGGCCCGGCACCCCGTCGCCGTGGTGTGGGAGAACCATATCGGACCCTGAAAACTGCCCCGTCACCGGGGGGCCATCTGCCGGTTGCGAGGCTGTGATCAGGCGAGATCGTTGGGGATGAGGTGGGTCAGGGCGTCGTCGACGTCGACCCACAGGTGTTCGTTGCCGGGGAGCACCACGTCGTACGTGCGGTCGAGGAAGTCGGCGAGCTCCTGGGCGGAGGCCTCGAACATGGCGTGCCCGGAGGGGGAGTTGAGCTCGATGAGCACGGACTCCGGGTCTTCGACGGAGGGGCGGATCCGCACGTCGCCGTCGCCGGCGTCGGCGAGGAGGCCGTCGGCGAGGAGGTCGCGGGCGTAGACCCACTCGACCCAGCCCGCGCGGCCGGTGCGGAAGGCGGCGACGACCGCGTAGGGGTCGCGAGTGTCGTAGCGCAGTTCAACCTTGACCGGAACCGCCGGAGTCCGCGGCGCCAGCAGGTCGAAGACCGCCGTCGAGCGGAGCGTCACGTGATCGTTGCGCATCGTCCTACCCTTCGTCTCCCTTCCCGGCCCGGACGACCGAGGACGACGATGAGACGCTCCGGAAAGCCGATTCCGTCGCGAGTTCTCCGGAGATCACCCGTACGTGGTCGGCAGCACCGTTCCGTCCTTCGTCGCCCGCGCCGCGCAGCCTTCCGCGGGCGCCCGCTGGGCAGCCACACGTACATACTGCGCGGTTCGACCGC
The sequence above is a segment of the Amycolatopsis sp. 2-15 genome. Coding sequences within it:
- a CDS encoding cytochrome P450 — translated: MAWILTAMFSDSPVALRGRVPRQELGELDSQWIALECLRLWPPSWRLRRTVLSDQEIGPVSVLAGEEVHVFLYAVGRHPDVWTDPHAFKPERWQGRSPRELLSFGAGPGSCVGARFAVEWLTTAVSMLRAERLRVTRIGRYPHATTSFSPPISQLSQI
- a CDS encoding SsgA family sporulation/cell division regulator; this encodes MRNDHVTLRSTAVFDLLAPRTPAVPVKVELRYDTRDPYAVVAAFRTGRAGWVEWVYARDLLADGLLADAGDGDVRIRPSVEDPESVLIELNSPSGHAMFEASAQELADFLDRTYDVVLPGNEHLWVDVDDALTHLIPNDLA